In Bacillus cytotoxicus NVH 391-98, the following are encoded in one genomic region:
- a CDS encoding DUF3928 family protein: MYTLKIVSDREAVYQFASYVKVVQGVENVYVEVGEPLYEHPLMKFYVHIAIQATYDNEKALKEIARLVELGRFTYVHYRNEEIEQAFEAVKYESFQK; this comes from the coding sequence ATGTATACATTAAAAATTGTTTCAGACCGAGAAGCGGTCTATCAGTTTGCCAGTTATGTAAAAGTTGTTCAAGGGGTAGAGAACGTATATGTAGAGGTAGGGGAGCCTTTATATGAACATCCACTGATGAAATTTTATGTACATATTGCAATTCAAGCAACATATGACAATGAAAAGGCACTGAAGGAAATTGCAAGATTAGTAGAATTAGGGCGGTTTACATATGTTCATTACCGCAACGAAGAAATTGAACAGGCATTTGAAGCAGTAAAATATGAAAGTTTTCAAAAATAG
- a CDS encoding ImmA/IrrE family metallo-endopeptidase yields the protein MSPYINICICITPGSNITNNRIAKDIAVAEFIWHPISFHIQDVLILDDSFRFDDYEISYIASIQEQPKVSSFFHTCASQAPNCDIYICYIGSNYFQEQSVIACAYSLAKQKHLTGYIILTNSAAPMRNIYTLAHEIGHILFTRRIHGKLTHADPHSPNGSEHHPSASNLMHKIVPRPDKVPLDALLTKEQKQLALQSILLHKEKQ from the coding sequence ATGTCCCCGTATATAAACATATGCATCTGCATTACACCAGGGTCGAACATTACAAATAATCGTATCGCGAAAGATATAGCCGTTGCTGAATTTATCTGGCATCCTATATCGTTTCACATTCAAGATGTCCTTATATTAGACGATTCTTTCCGCTTTGATGATTATGAAATTAGCTATATTGCCTCTATTCAAGAACAACCAAAAGTTTCATCTTTTTTTCATACATGCGCTTCACAAGCTCCAAATTGTGACATTTATATTTGCTATATTGGGAGCAACTACTTTCAAGAACAATCGGTCATCGCCTGTGCTTATTCTTTAGCAAAACAAAAGCATCTTACCGGTTATATTATTTTGACAAATTCAGCTGCACCCATGCGAAACATTTATACACTCGCTCATGAAATCGGACATATTTTATTTACAAGACGCATTCATGGAAAACTTACCCATGCTGATCCTCATTCTCCCAATGGCTCTGAACATCACCCTTCAGCAAGTAACCTTATGCATAAAATTGTTCCGCGACCAGATAAGGTTCCCCTCGATGCTCTCCTAACAAAAGAACAAAAACAGTTAGCTTTACAGAGCATTTTATTGCATAAAGAAAAACAGTAA
- a CDS encoding DUF1129 domain-containing protein gives MLSKEAQQFLDDTTVYLVMKGIKKEDIDSFIEDAELHLIEGAKEEKTAKDIFGDSPKEYADELAKEMERDTKKDRKLLIALVIGVFAYWSIPNLLFHSVNEPVSISFISIIGYPIILAISILLGIISFRKSAFLKSKLKEFSILYIGIILLPIGLIVFIMLLNKWYEPPLFYLSSVQSYILGGLLLFILAIMNMCLASWMGLLQVVVLFTVMFIFQCTAVKDTNLSALEPIFLYGSLIVLMKIDLKRTRKEINA, from the coding sequence ATGCTCTCAAAAGAAGCACAACAATTTCTAGATGATACGACCGTATATTTAGTAATGAAGGGAATCAAGAAGGAAGATATTGATTCTTTTATAGAAGATGCTGAACTTCATTTGATAGAGGGAGCAAAGGAAGAGAAGACGGCTAAGGATATTTTTGGGGATTCACCAAAAGAGTATGCGGATGAATTGGCGAAAGAAATGGAACGGGATACAAAAAAGGATAGAAAGTTATTAATCGCACTTGTAATAGGTGTATTTGCGTACTGGTCGATTCCAAATCTGTTATTTCATAGTGTGAACGAGCCAGTATCTATATCGTTTATTAGTATAATTGGTTATCCGATTATATTGGCTATTAGTATTCTTCTAGGAATCATTAGCTTTCGTAAGTCTGCATTTCTTAAAAGTAAATTAAAAGAATTTTCGATATTATATATAGGTATCATACTTTTACCAATAGGCTTGATTGTTTTTATTATGCTACTTAACAAATGGTATGAGCCACCGCTCTTTTATTTATCTTCGGTGCAAAGTTATATATTAGGAGGGTTACTTCTATTCATATTGGCGATTATGAATATGTGTTTAGCAAGCTGGATGGGATTACTTCAAGTGGTTGTGTTGTTTACCGTTATGTTTATATTTCAATGTACAGCGGTGAAAGATACGAATTTGAGTGCTTTAGAACCAATCTTTTTATACGGTAGTTTAATTGTATTAATGAAAATAGATTTAAAAAGGACAAGAAAAGAAATAAACGCATAA
- a CDS encoding DUF1129 domain-containing protein: MQISKEGEKFLTDTKVYLLTKGIKEEDIDIFLEDAELHLVEGEKKGKTVKDIFGDSPKEYADELAKEMEVDKVGNMKTIFSMIIGIGGYWLLTNILFHHPNHQFTLTDVQVIGYPIVLLITIIGTIIAFRMSSFQSKIKEFSMIYIIILTPILLLVLLMFLNKWYGTPVLQLSIIQSYILAAIIFLLLIIGEVYVLGWIGIFVILVPFSIMFIFKQLEEQSVYWGILEILLLYISLYVLMRLHIKLEEKKKNNK; the protein is encoded by the coding sequence ATGCAGATTTCCAAAGAAGGAGAAAAGTTTTTAACAGATACAAAGGTATATTTATTGACAAAAGGAATTAAAGAGGAAGATATCGACATATTTTTAGAAGATGCTGAACTTCATTTGGTAGAGGGAGAAAAGAAAGGGAAGACGGTTAAGGATATTTTTGGGGATTCGCCAAAAGAGTATGCGGATGAATTAGCGAAAGAAATGGAAGTAGATAAAGTAGGAAATATGAAAACTATATTTTCTATGATAATTGGGATTGGTGGATATTGGCTGTTGACTAATATTTTATTTCATCATCCCAATCATCAGTTTACATTAACGGATGTACAGGTAATTGGTTATCCAATTGTTTTATTAATTACAATTATTGGAACTATAATTGCATTTCGGATGTCATCTTTTCAAAGTAAAATAAAAGAATTTAGCATGATCTATATCATTATACTTACTCCTATTCTATTACTCGTATTATTGATGTTTTTAAATAAATGGTATGGAACACCTGTTTTACAATTATCTATCATACAAAGTTATATATTAGCTGCGATTATTTTTCTGTTGCTGATCATCGGGGAAGTATATGTACTAGGGTGGATTGGAATATTTGTTATACTTGTACCATTTTCCATTATGTTTATATTTAAACAATTGGAAGAACAAAGTGTATATTGGGGGATATTAGAAATTCTGCTTTTGTATATCAGTTTATATGTACTCATGCGATTGCATATAAAGCTGGAAGAGAAAAAGAAAAACAACAAATGA
- a CDS encoding PadR family transcriptional regulator, which yields MSTSQMLKGILEGCLLAIISEGEIYGYEMSEKLAKYGFTMASEGSIYPLLIRMQKEGLITSTMKESPSGPKRKYYTLTEKGEDALDEFMERWEAMRSSVERLLQGKGRK from the coding sequence ATGTCGACAAGTCAAATGCTAAAGGGAATTTTAGAAGGGTGTCTCCTTGCTATTATCTCTGAAGGAGAGATATACGGATATGAAATGAGTGAAAAGTTAGCGAAGTATGGTTTCACCATGGCGAGTGAAGGCAGTATTTATCCGCTATTAATCCGAATGCAAAAAGAAGGACTCATTACAAGTACAATGAAAGAATCGCCATCTGGTCCAAAGCGAAAATATTATACATTAACAGAAAAAGGAGAAGATGCACTCGATGAATTTATGGAGCGCTGGGAAGCGATGCGTAGTAGCGTGGAGCGTTTATTACAAGGAAAGGGGAGAAAATGA
- a CDS encoding 3-hydroxybutyrate dehydrogenase, translated as MVTNQVIFLTGAASGIGYEMATTFAKEGAKVVVSDRLKERAKSAAEQLQKMGHTAIGLKCDVTSEQEIEEAIAKTVAEFGSLHVLINNAGMQHVSPIDEFPTDTFELLIKIMQIAPFIAIKHAFPIMKKQQYGRIINIASINGLVGFAGKAAYNSAKHGVIGLTKVAALEGATHGITVNALCPGYVDTPLVRNQLQDLAHTRNVPLKRVLEDVIYPLVPQKRLLEVQEIASYALFLASEQAKGITGQAVVIDGGYTAQ; from the coding sequence ATGGTTACAAACCAGGTTATTTTTCTAACAGGTGCGGCGAGTGGTATTGGATATGAAATGGCTACTACCTTTGCAAAAGAAGGAGCAAAAGTTGTCGTGAGCGATCGCCTTAAAGAGCGCGCCAAAAGTGCGGCTGAACAGTTACAAAAGATGGGTCATACAGCAATTGGATTAAAATGTGACGTGACGTCCGAGCAAGAAATCGAGGAAGCCATTGCTAAAACAGTAGCAGAATTTGGTTCGTTACATGTCCTAATCAATAACGCCGGTATGCAACATGTTTCCCCCATTGATGAATTTCCAACTGATACGTTCGAGCTTCTTATTAAAATTATGCAGATTGCACCGTTTATCGCAATAAAACATGCCTTTCCTATTATGAAAAAACAACAATATGGGCGCATTATTAATATTGCCTCGATTAATGGACTCGTTGGCTTCGCTGGAAAAGCTGCTTATAATAGCGCCAAACACGGTGTAATTGGATTAACAAAAGTAGCTGCGTTAGAAGGGGCAACGCATGGAATTACAGTAAATGCCCTTTGTCCAGGATACGTTGATACTCCTCTTGTCCGCAATCAACTCCAAGACCTAGCTCATACGAGAAATGTACCACTTAAGCGCGTATTAGAAGATGTTATTTACCCTCTTGTGCCGCAAAAAAGATTACTGGAAGTACAAGAGATTGCTAGCTACGCCTTATTTTTAGCCAGTGAACAAGCAAAAGGAATAACTGGACAAGCCGTTGTAATTGATGGAGGCTATACAGCCCAATAA
- a CDS encoding YvrJ family protein, with amino-acid sequence MEEWISMIGNVGFPIVVTLYLLHRIENKLDGVIVAIEKLPQQMKGYEAPYEPK; translated from the coding sequence GTGGAAGAATGGATATCGATGATTGGCAACGTAGGGTTTCCGATTGTTGTGACATTATATTTACTACACCGCATTGAAAATAAGTTGGATGGCGTCATTGTCGCAATCGAGAAGCTCCCGCAGCAAATGAAAGGATATGAAGCACCTTACGAACCGAAATAA
- the mtnA gene encoding S-methyl-5-thioribose-1-phosphate isomerase: MNTTVAVPRAIIWKGDSITILNQTKLPHVAEYKTLTSIEDVWKSIVMLEVRGAPAIGIAAAFGLALAAQKYEAINIVEFKTKFNRDCNYLGTSRPTAVNLFWAIDRMRAAIEEVSTIKIAREILEEEALQIQQEDEQVCRSLGEHALTCFQDGDRILTICNAGSIATARYGTALAPFYIGKEKGIHLHAYACETRPVLQGARLTTWELREAGVDVTLITDNMAAHTIRTKNISAIIVGADRIVANGDTANKVGTLNLAILAKHYQIPFYVAAPLSTFDTKKKTGNEIIIEERDETEVTKINGQQIAPAGIHIYNPAFDITPHEFISGIITEKGILQGDYTKEIASLFEK; this comes from the coding sequence GTGAATACAACAGTTGCAGTTCCAAGAGCGATAATTTGGAAAGGTGATTCTATTACCATTTTGAATCAAACGAAGTTACCACATGTTGCGGAATACAAAACATTAACAAGTATTGAAGATGTTTGGAAAAGTATTGTTATGCTAGAGGTAAGAGGAGCACCAGCGATTGGCATTGCGGCTGCTTTTGGATTAGCTTTAGCTGCTCAAAAATATGAAGCTATAAATATAGTGGAATTCAAAACAAAATTCAATCGAGACTGTAATTATTTAGGGACTTCGCGCCCGACAGCAGTTAATTTATTTTGGGCTATCGACCGTATGAGAGCTGCAATTGAAGAGGTATCAACGATAAAGATAGCACGAGAAATATTAGAAGAGGAAGCGCTACAAATTCAACAAGAAGATGAACAAGTGTGCCGGAGTCTTGGAGAACATGCGTTAACATGTTTCCAAGATGGCGACCGTATTTTAACAATTTGTAATGCCGGTAGTATTGCGACTGCTCGCTATGGCACAGCATTAGCACCATTTTATATCGGAAAAGAAAAAGGAATTCATTTACATGCTTATGCGTGTGAAACAAGACCTGTTTTACAGGGGGCACGCTTGACCACGTGGGAGTTGAGGGAAGCTGGTGTTGATGTAACACTGATTACAGATAATATGGCTGCCCATACAATTCGAACAAAGAATATCTCTGCTATTATTGTGGGGGCGGATCGAATTGTGGCAAATGGAGATACTGCAAATAAAGTAGGAACTTTAAATTTAGCTATATTAGCAAAGCATTATCAAATTCCTTTTTATGTCGCTGCTCCGTTGTCTACATTTGATACGAAGAAAAAAACAGGGAATGAAATCATAATCGAAGAGCGGGATGAAACAGAAGTAACAAAAATAAACGGGCAGCAAATTGCCCCGGCTGGAATCCATATATATAATCCAGCATTTGATATAACGCCTCATGAATTCATTTCGGGAATCATTACCGAGAAAGGAATTTTACAGGGAGATTATACAAAAGAAATTGCTTCTTTATTTGAAAAGTAA
- the mtnK gene encoding S-methyl-5-thioribose kinase has translation MGYYALTEETAVQYVKEQGYFEKEATIVCREIGDGNLNYVFHLHDGKRGIIVKQALPYAKVVGESWPLSLNRATIESSALQIFAKYVPEFVPKVYGHDKELAVIVMEDLSSLTIVRKGFIEGEEYPLLSEHVGRFLGKVLFYTSDFGLNTEEKRVLDGKFINPDLCKITEDLVFTDPFGNYETNDYERELQSVIEELWCDKNLKLQVAQYKYKFLTRKEALIHGDLHTGSIFASSKETKIIDPEFATFGPLGFDLGQFIANLLLNALSREEKREVVFFHIEKTWSYFVDTFTKLWILEGVETYTKEKQWLPIVLQHIFRDAVGFAGCEVIRRTIGLAHVVDLDGIVEKDRRIQVKKQALYLGRSLLLHQTKGADIQVFKTLFQHIVSEGGIKV, from the coding sequence GTGGGATATTATGCATTAACGGAAGAAACAGCAGTGCAATATGTTAAAGAACAGGGATATTTTGAAAAAGAAGCCACGATCGTTTGCCGAGAAATAGGGGATGGGAATTTAAATTATGTATTCCATCTCCATGACGGGAAGCGAGGAATCATTGTAAAGCAAGCACTTCCATATGCAAAAGTAGTTGGTGAAAGTTGGCCGCTTTCGCTTAATAGAGCAACTATTGAAAGTTCGGCATTACAAATTTTTGCTAAGTATGTGCCGGAATTTGTTCCGAAAGTATATGGACATGACAAAGAATTGGCTGTAATAGTGATGGAAGATTTATCATCTTTGACAATTGTACGTAAAGGGTTCATTGAAGGAGAAGAGTATCCATTATTGTCTGAGCATGTAGGTCGTTTTTTAGGGAAAGTGTTATTTTATACTTCGGATTTCGGACTGAATACCGAAGAAAAAAGAGTACTAGATGGAAAATTTATAAACCCTGATCTTTGTAAAATTACAGAAGATCTCGTGTTTACAGATCCGTTTGGAAATTACGAAACAAACGACTATGAGAGAGAACTTCAGTCTGTTATAGAAGAGCTTTGGTGTGATAAAAATTTAAAACTGCAAGTTGCGCAATATAAATATAAATTTTTAACGAGAAAGGAAGCATTAATTCACGGAGATTTACATACAGGAAGCATTTTTGCTTCTTCAAAAGAAACGAAAATCATTGATCCTGAGTTTGCAACTTTCGGCCCGCTTGGATTCGATTTAGGACAGTTTATAGCAAATTTATTATTAAATGCCTTATCAAGAGAAGAGAAACGAGAAGTTGTATTTTTTCATATTGAAAAAACATGGAGCTATTTTGTAGATACATTTACAAAACTTTGGATATTGGAGGGTGTGGAAACGTATACGAAGGAAAAGCAATGGCTTCCGATTGTTCTGCAACATATTTTTCGTGATGCGGTTGGATTTGCTGGTTGTGAAGTTATACGTAGAACGATAGGTTTGGCACATGTAGTAGATTTAGATGGAATTGTTGAGAAAGATAGAAGAATACAAGTAAAAAAACAGGCTCTATATTTGGGGAGAAGTCTATTGTTACATCAAACAAAGGGGGCAGACATTCAAGTATTCAAAACATTATTTCAACATATTGTTTCTGAAGGAGGGATAAAGGTGTGA
- a CDS encoding pyridoxal phosphate-dependent aminotransferase: MKDFKPSELMTSLPTQFFASLVTKVNKVIEAGHDVINLGQGNPDQPTPPHIVKSLQNAAEKVLHHKYPPFRGHNSLKEAVAIFYEREYGVKINPKTEVAILFGGKAGLVELPLCFTNPGETILVPDPGYPDYLSGIALAKAKLETMPLLAENHFLPDYMKISEDTAKQAKLMFLNYPNNPTGAIASKEFFEETVRFANEHNILVVHDFAYGAIGFDTKKPVSFLQARGAKDTGIEIYTLSKTFNMAGWRIAFAVGNESVIETIHLLQDHMYVSLFGAIQEAACEALLSSQTCVTELVNRYESRRNALISACHSIGWNVKAPKGSFFAWLPVPNGYHSEQFADLLLNQAHVAVAPGIGFGKHGEGYVRIGLLHTEERLQEAIHRIGKLKIFKKPLTT, translated from the coding sequence ATGAAAGATTTTAAACCTTCCGAGCTTATGACATCACTCCCAACACAATTTTTCGCTTCACTTGTCACAAAAGTTAATAAAGTAATTGAAGCTGGACATGATGTCATCAACTTAGGGCAAGGAAATCCCGATCAACCAACACCGCCGCATATCGTAAAATCTTTACAAAATGCAGCAGAAAAGGTGCTTCATCATAAATATCCACCATTTCGTGGACATAACAGCTTAAAAGAGGCAGTTGCAATCTTTTATGAACGTGAATATGGGGTAAAAATAAATCCAAAAACAGAAGTTGCGATTTTATTTGGTGGAAAAGCGGGATTAGTAGAATTGCCACTTTGTTTTACAAATCCTGGTGAAACGATTCTTGTTCCTGATCCTGGATATCCTGACTATTTATCTGGCATTGCTTTAGCGAAGGCAAAGCTTGAAACAATGCCACTATTAGCAGAGAATCATTTTTTACCGGATTACATGAAAATAAGCGAAGATACTGCCAAGCAGGCAAAATTAATGTTTTTAAATTACCCAAACAATCCAACTGGTGCGATCGCTTCAAAGGAATTCTTTGAAGAAACAGTCCGTTTTGCAAATGAACATAACATTTTAGTTGTTCATGATTTTGCTTATGGAGCTATCGGTTTTGATACAAAAAAACCGGTCAGTTTTCTACAAGCTAGAGGTGCTAAAGATACAGGCATTGAAATTTATACATTATCAAAAACATTTAATATGGCTGGTTGGCGCATCGCATTTGCAGTTGGCAATGAAAGTGTCATTGAAACGATTCATCTACTGCAAGATCATATGTATGTTAGTCTTTTCGGCGCTATTCAGGAAGCTGCTTGCGAAGCATTATTAAGTTCGCAAACTTGTGTAACTGAATTAGTGAACCGCTATGAATCTAGGAGGAACGCTCTTATTTCGGCATGTCATTCCATCGGCTGGAATGTTAAAGCTCCAAAAGGGTCCTTCTTTGCTTGGTTACCAGTTCCAAATGGTTATCATTCTGAACAATTTGCTGATCTATTATTAAATCAAGCGCACGTTGCAGTTGCTCCGGGCATTGGTTTTGGAAAACATGGAGAAGGCTATGTGAGAATTGGCCTCTTACATACTGAAGAACGATTGCAAGAAGCTATTCATCGAATTGGCAAATTAAAAATTTTCAAAAAACCATTGACAACTTAA
- the mtnW gene encoding 2,3-diketo-5-methylthiopentyl-1-phosphate enolase, which translates to MSGIIATYVIHDDSHNLTKKAEQIALGLTIGSWTHLPHLLQKQLKQHKGNVVHVEELPQQEEVNNYLGKKVTKGIIKIQYPSLNFSPDLPAILTTAFGKLSLDGEIKLIDLTFSDDLKRQFSGPKFGIEEVRKRLHVHNRPLLMSIFKGMIGRNIGYLKTQLRDQAIGGVDIVKDDEILFENALTPLEKRVRSGKEVLQSVYETYGHRTLYAVNITGRTYDVKENAKRAVNAGADLLLFNAFAYGLDVLQLLAEDQDINVPIMAHPAISGAYTSSKLYGFSHSLLLGKLLRYAGADFSLFPSPYGNVALEKKDALQIAETLTIVDSHLKRSFPVPSAGIHPGFVPFILRDFGNDVVINAGGGIHGHPNGAQGGGKAFRAAIDATLQGTPLHEVDDADLHTALQLWGNPSREVKI; encoded by the coding sequence ATGAGCGGAATAATTGCAACATATGTAATCCATGATGATTCTCACAACTTAACAAAAAAAGCAGAGCAGATTGCTCTTGGCTTAACAATTGGTTCATGGACACATTTACCCCACTTATTACAAAAACAATTAAAACAGCATAAAGGCAATGTTGTTCATGTAGAAGAACTCCCGCAACAAGAAGAGGTAAACAACTATCTTGGCAAAAAAGTAACAAAAGGTATAATCAAAATTCAGTATCCATCGTTAAATTTCAGTCCTGATTTACCAGCCATTTTAACGACAGCATTTGGAAAATTATCATTAGATGGAGAAATTAAACTTATCGATCTCACATTCTCAGATGATTTAAAAAGACAGTTCTCTGGACCAAAGTTTGGGATTGAGGAAGTGAGAAAGAGGTTACATGTTCATAATCGTCCACTTTTAATGAGCATTTTTAAAGGAATGATTGGGCGAAATATCGGATATTTAAAGACGCAGCTCCGTGACCAAGCAATTGGCGGAGTGGATATCGTAAAAGATGATGAAATTTTATTCGAAAATGCATTAACACCACTTGAAAAACGGGTTCGTTCAGGAAAAGAAGTGTTGCAATCTGTTTATGAAACGTATGGTCATAGAACTTTATATGCAGTCAATATAACCGGGCGTACTTATGATGTAAAAGAAAACGCGAAACGGGCAGTAAATGCTGGTGCTGATCTTCTGTTGTTTAATGCGTTTGCATATGGATTAGATGTATTACAACTACTAGCGGAAGATCAAGATATCAATGTTCCTATTATGGCTCACCCTGCTATTAGCGGTGCTTATACATCATCAAAATTATACGGCTTTTCCCATTCACTATTACTTGGAAAATTGCTTCGTTATGCTGGTGCAGACTTTTCTTTATTTCCATCTCCATATGGAAATGTTGCGTTAGAAAAAAAAGATGCCCTTCAAATTGCAGAAACATTAACAATCGTAGATTCTCATTTAAAAAGAAGTTTCCCTGTTCCATCAGCTGGCATTCACCCTGGATTTGTTCCATTTATCCTTCGTGACTTTGGAAATGATGTTGTCATTAACGCTGGTGGTGGTATCCATGGTCATCCTAACGGTGCACAAGGCGGAGGCAAAGCATTTCGTGCAGCAATTGATGCCACTTTACAAGGAACGCCATTACATGAAGTGGATGATGCTGACTTACATACCGCACTACAATTATGGGGAAATCCATCGCGTGAGGTGAAAATATGA
- a CDS encoding 2-hydroxy-3-keto-5-methylthiopentenyl-1-phosphate phosphatase, producing MSIQIFCDFDGTITNSDNITSIMEHFAPPKAEEIKKQILAQELSIQEGVEQLFHLLPTNLHDDMIAFLKNNASIRSGFQEFVQFINKNDLSFYVILGGMDFFVHPLLDGLVPKEKIYCNETDFSKEYIEVKWPYPCDKHCNHHCGLCKSTLIRRLSSQQDFRIVIGDSITDLQAAKQADKVFARDFLITKCKEYHIPYTPFHTFYDIQNELQHLVEVKL from the coding sequence ATGAGCATTCAAATTTTCTGCGACTTTGATGGCACAATTACAAATAGCGACAATATCACTTCTATTATGGAACATTTCGCGCCACCAAAGGCTGAGGAAATAAAGAAACAGATATTAGCTCAAGAGCTTTCGATTCAAGAAGGGGTTGAGCAACTTTTTCATTTATTACCGACCAATCTCCATGACGATATGATTGCATTTTTAAAAAACAACGCAAGTATACGTAGTGGTTTTCAGGAATTTGTACAGTTTATAAATAAAAATGACCTTTCTTTCTATGTCATTTTAGGAGGAATGGATTTCTTTGTGCACCCCCTTTTAGATGGGCTTGTTCCAAAAGAAAAGATTTATTGTAATGAAACTGACTTTTCAAAAGAATACATTGAAGTAAAATGGCCATATCCTTGCGATAAACATTGTAATCATCATTGTGGTCTCTGTAAATCCACACTGATTCGAAGGCTTAGCTCTCAACAAGATTTTCGCATTGTCATTGGTGATTCTATTACAGATTTGCAAGCAGCTAAGCAAGCTGATAAAGTATTCGCACGTGATTTTCTCATTACAAAGTGCAAAGAATATCATATTCCTTATACACCATTTCATACATTTTATGATATTCAAAACGAGTTGCAGCACTTGGTGGAGGTAAAACTATGA
- a CDS encoding methylthioribulose 1-phosphate dehydratase, producing MKQLFRKWHTLSELKKELTNRNWFPATSGNISIKVSHEPLTFLISASGKDKTKTTPDDFLLVDHQGNPVLETELRPSAETILHTHIYNHTNAGCVLHVHTTDNNVITNLYEKEVMIRNQEIIKALNIWEEGATIHIPIIENYAHIPLLGEAFKKHIQSDCGAVLIRNHGITVWGKDSFDAKKRLEAYEFLFQFHIKLLSIQGGVSSGANSYS from the coding sequence ATGAAACAACTTTTTCGTAAGTGGCATACGTTAAGTGAATTAAAAAAAGAATTAACAAATCGAAATTGGTTCCCAGCAACAAGTGGCAATATCTCTATAAAGGTAAGTCATGAACCGCTTACCTTTCTTATTTCAGCTAGTGGAAAAGATAAAACAAAAACAACGCCAGATGACTTTTTATTAGTGGATCATCAAGGAAATCCCGTATTGGAGACGGAATTACGCCCTTCTGCTGAAACCATTTTACATACACATATTTATAACCATACAAATGCTGGCTGTGTTCTACATGTTCATACAACCGATAATAATGTGATTACAAACCTATACGAGAAAGAAGTAATGATTCGAAATCAAGAAATTATAAAAGCACTTAATATTTGGGAAGAAGGAGCAACCATTCATATTCCAATTATTGAAAACTATGCGCACATCCCGCTTCTAGGCGAAGCATTCAAAAAACACATTCAATCAGATTGCGGTGCTGTCTTAATTCGAAATCATGGTATTACAGTATGGGGAAAAGATAGCTTCGATGCAAAGAAAAGGCTGGAAGCATATGAATTTTTATTCCAGTTTCATATAAAATTATTATCCATTCAAGGAGGCGTTTCTAGTGGCGCAAATTCGTATTCATGA
- a CDS encoding 1,2-dihydroxy-3-keto-5-methylthiopentene dioxygenase, whose protein sequence is MAQIRIHEINTRIENEKEVQLFLQKEDVLYEKWDISKLPAHLQNNYALTDENKEEILTLFSNEIADVSQRRGYKAHDIISLSSATPNLDELLINFKQEHHHTDDEVRFIVSGHGIFAIQGKDGRFFDVELEPGDLISVPENVRHYFTLQDDRQVVAIRIFVTTAGWVPIY, encoded by the coding sequence GTGGCGCAAATTCGTATTCATGAAATAAATACTCGCATTGAAAATGAAAAAGAAGTACAGCTGTTTTTGCAAAAAGAAGATGTACTATATGAGAAATGGGACATTTCTAAATTACCTGCGCATTTACAAAATAACTATGCTTTAACTGATGAAAATAAGGAAGAAATTTTAACTTTATTTTCCAACGAAATAGCAGATGTTTCACAGCGCCGTGGTTATAAAGCACATGATATCATTTCTCTTTCAAGTGCAACACCTAATCTGGATGAGTTACTCATTAACTTTAAACAAGAACACCACCATACTGACGATGAAGTTCGCTTCATTGTCAGCGGCCATGGCATTTTTGCTATCCAAGGCAAAGACGGTCGTTTTTTTGATGTTGAACTTGAGCCAGGCGATCTCATTTCTGTACCTGAAAATGTAAGACATTATTTTACTTTACAAGATGATCGCCAAGTTGTAGCCATTCGTATTTTTGTTACAACAGCAGGCTGGGTTCCTATTTACTAA